In Streptomyces sclerotialus, the DNA window AACTTCCTTGCCAGGGCCACCGCTCTGCGCGCCACGCGAGGCGTCGGCAGCAGCGTGCGCGACCGGTCGCGGGCGACGGGGAACGCCTGCCGGGCGTCGAAGGCGGCGCTGCCGGGTGCGTCGGAGGCGTAGACGAGCACCTCGCCGGGCGGGAACCGGGCGGCCATGGCGTGCACGAAGGTTTCGATGCCGCCCTGCCGGGGCGGGAAGTCATTGGTGACGATGAGCGTACGGGGCATGCGCGTAGGCCTTTCGGGAGGTCGAAGCGGCGGTCTGGACGGGCTTCGTCCGGCGGTTCCGCTCCGGCGACGGCGACGGCGACGGCGACGGCGACGACGGCGACGACGGCTGCGCGAGCCGCAGCCACGCCACGAGGACGAAGGGGAGGAGGAGATAGCCGAACCGGGTCGCAGGCAAGAGACAGATGGCGAGGCCGAGGCCGACCGCGAGCCGGTCGGCCGCCGCTCGGGTGGAGAGTGGCGGGGCGACGGCCAGTGAGGCGGCCATGGCTACCGCCGCGGCGACGAGCGCGGCGACCGCGACGAGCCGGCCGCCGGGCAGGTGGGCCGCGAGGAGATGGCCCGGGAGCGGGCTGGCGGCGGGGGAGACCGCGTCGGTCAGGCCGAGTGGGAAAGCCACGGCGTTGGCGGCCAGTCCCGCTGGATCGGCGAGGGCGACAGGCACCACCGTGGCCGCCAGGACGATGAGGCAGCTGCCTGCGCAGTGCAGCGCGGGGCGCCGGCCGTACCGTACGGAGAGCAGCGCGAGCGCCACCGGTACCGCCGGCCAGGCCGTCCACTTCAGGGCCGCCGCGGCGCCCACGACCAGGCCCGCGCGCCCGCCGTCACCTCGCCCGGCGAATGCCGGTCCCAGGCAGGCCAGGGCAGCGACCGGCAGGTCTATGCCGCCCGTGGCCAGCGGCAGCGCCACGAGCGGGCAGGCGGACATGAGGAGTACGGGGACGGGCGCCGAGCGCCGGGCGATGCGCAGGGCAGCCGCCATGGTCACGGCGAAGACGGCGGTGAAGTACCAGCGGGCGTCGGTCGCCGGGCCGGGGCCCAGCAGCGCGGCGGGCAGGCCGAAGACGGACATGCCTGGCAGGTACGGGTTGTAGTCGGCGACGTCGGTGGCGTTCGCGAGATACGGGCTGCCGGTGTGCAGCAGCAGCCGCGCCGAGCGTTCGACGACCGCGACCTCCGGTTGTGCCCGGTCCGCCGCGACCAGTACGACGAGTGGCAGCAGCACCGCCCCCACCACCGCCAGGGCCGCCGGTACCGCGCTTCCGGAGCGCCGGGACCGGCCGGCGGCGAGCGCGGCGGCCGCGTAGCCGGCGCCGGCCGTGAACGCCCATACGCGGTGCGGTCCGAGGTCGGTCACCGCGCCCATGAGCAGCGCGCACCCCGCGCACAGCGCCCAACAGCGGCGCTCGGTGGGAAGGGGCGGGTGGCGGAAAGCGGAGAACATGACCAGGACGTTAGGGATCGGAGGGGGTCCGGCGCGTCGGAGCAGGCTCCGCTCTCTGCGGTCAACCCGTGGTACTACACGGTGTCGTTGGATCATCCTCGACGACGACGCGGCCTCGGGCGGCCGGCCCGAGGATGGAGGCATGAGGCTCTCCCCGCGCGCATGGTTCGCCTCCCCGTTCTTCCCGTGGGTCACGGGCGGGGTGCTGACCGTCCTCGCCGTCCCCGAGATCCGGCGCATGGACGCCATGTCACCGGTCATCCTGGCCGCCACCTTCGCGGCCACCGTCCCGTTGATATGGCGCCGCTCGCACCCGGCCGTCGCGTACGTGTCCGTGGCCGGCTCCTTCGCGAGCTGGCTGACCTGGGGCCAGCTGTGGGTGACCGCGTGCGTGGCCGGTTCCCTGGGCTTCTTCACACTCGCCAGGCACCGGGTGACCGCCCCGTTCGTCCTCGCTGCGTGCGGAGCGGCCGGTGCGTTCCTGGTCAACTGGCTGCGCATACTGCGCGGCTACTACGGGCAGTACGGGCCGGAAGCCCTCACCGCGACGCACTTCGTCGACGGCTTCATGATCGCGGTGGCCATCGTTGCCACGGTCAGCCTCGGCGACGCGCTGCGCAGCCGGGAGGAGACCCGTAAGGTACGCGACACCGCACAGGCCCGGCTGATCGCCGAGGAACGCCGCCGGGCGGTGGCCGAGGAACGTGCCGTCATCGCCCGCGAACTGCACGACGTGGTCGCCCACTCCGTCTCGGTGATCGCGCTGCAGGCGGAGAGCGCCACCTACACCACGCCTGACCTCTCCCCGCAGGCGCGCGACGGCTTCCAGCAGATCGCCGCCTCGGCCCGTTCCTCGCTGACCGAGCTGCGACAACTGCTGGGCGTCCTGCGCTCGGGCACCGCCGTGTACGGTGCCGCGCAACCGCAGCTGCCTGGCGGCGCGGACCTGGCCAGCGGTACGGCCCTGGCCAGCGGCGCGCAAGTTCCCGGCGGTGCGAAGCTGGGCGGTGCCGCGGAACTCCCCGGTGGCGTAGGGCTAAGCGGCGGTGTGGAGCCGGCCGGTGGTGCGTCCCTGGCCGGTGGCGCGAGGCTGGGCGGTGGCGCGGAACTCGCCGGCGGCGTGGAGCGAGGCGGTGGCGTGGAGCCGGCCGGTGGTGCGTCCCTGGCCGGTGGCGCGGAACTCGCCCCGCAGCCGTCACTCGCCGACCTGGAGCACCTCATGGCGCAGCACCGCGCGGCGGGCGGCAGCGTCACCCTGCGGACCGCGGGGGCGCGCGGTGACCTGCCGGGGACGCTGGAGCTGACGGCCTATCGGATCGTGCAGGAGGCGCTCACCAACGTCCGCCGCCATGCCCCTGGCGCGCACGCGATGGTGGACGTGGAGTACCGCCCAGGCCGGCTGGACCTGTCCGTCGCCGACGACGGCAGCGCGCCGGCGCCCGCGCCCCGCCCGGAGGCGGTGCCGGGCCACGGCCTCGCCGGCATGCGCGAGCGCGCCGCGCTCCTGGGCGGCCGGCTCACCGTGGGCCAGGAGCCGGGCGGCGGTTTCCGTGTCGCCGCCGAGCTGCCCGTACGGCGGCCCGCCGGCGCGGCGAGCGGAGGCGCGTCATGATCCGCGTCCTCATCGCCGACGACCAGGCCATAGTCCGTACGGCCATCGCCAACCTGCTGTCGACGCAGGAGGAGATCGAGGTCGTCGGCGAGGCGGAGGACGGCGCGGAGGCGGTACGGCTCGCCGACGAGCTGCGGCCGGACGTCGCGCTGCTCGACATCCGCATGCCCACGATGAACGGCATCGAGGCCGCCCGCATCATCCTCTCCCGGCCCGGCACCGCGACGAAGGCGCTGATGCTGACCACCTTCGATCTCGACGCCTACGTCTACGACGCACTGTCCGCGGGAGCCAGCGGGTTCCTGCTCAAGGACGCCACCTTTCCCGAACTCCTGCACGCGGTACGGGTGGTGGCTGCCGGCAACGCCCTGCTGGCACCTGAAGTGACCAAACGCCTCATCACGGAGTTCGTCCGCCAGCGCCCGTCGGCGGCCCGGCCGCACTGCGACGCCGGTGAGCTCACCACCCGGGAGGCCGAGGTGCTGACGCTCATCGCCCGTGGTCTGTCCAACGCGGACATCGCCCAGCGCCTGACGATCAGCAACCACACGGTGAAGACCCACATCAACCGCATCTTCACCAAGCTCCGGCTGGCCGACCGCGCCCAGGCGGTGATCCGCGCGTACGAGATGGGCCTGGTGGAGCCCGCCTCGTGATCGCGCCCGGCGCTCTTGCGCCCGGCACTCTTGCTCGCGAGGAGCGCGGCAATACCACGAGTCGAACCCTTATGCCCGGTATTTCGCTCAAGGTGGAAAAGGATGATGTGAGCGCGGTATGTCGTGGAGCATTCTTGTTGCGACAGTGACGCAGCCCGTCGGGCGGTGTATCGGCGGTCTCTGCGGCATGTCGTGCCATGGGAGAACAAGGGGGAGAAGAATGCGAAAGATCGCCAAGGCCGCTGCGCTGACGTTCGCCGTGGGAGCACTCGCCACGGTGGGTGCGGCCAACGCCACCGCAGCCCCGGCCGCCAGCCTGCACGGCTGTCCTTCTGGAGCCGTGTGCGTCTACCCGCAGAACGCCGGGTGGAACGGCGACCGCCCGTCGCTCGTCTTCTACAGCTACGGGGCCCACAACCTGAGCAACCAGGTCGGGCAGCATTACGTCCTGAACAACCAGACCGGGGGAGCGACGGCTCGCACCTGCACGGGCTACAACGGCACGGGGGACTGCCAGGGCTACATCCAGCCCGGGTACTACGTGGACAAGGACCTGACGCCGATCAACTCGATCCTCCTCGTGCGGCCGTAGTAACACCCCTACGGGGCACAGCAGTTCGCTCGGGCCGGGCCCCTCAGGAACAGGGGCCCGGCCCGGGCGCCGTCACGTCACCACTCCCCGCACCCCATCCGTACCCTCGCATCTCTGCTGGTCACAGGCTCGTGAGGAGATCGTCGAGCGGGTCCGGCACGTCGTCGAGATCGAGGGCTTCGACGAGAAGACTGCCGTAGCGGATCTTGCGGCCCTTCTTCGTGCCGAGGAAGCGCCGCAACTGCTGTTGCCGGGATCGGCCGTGTTGTGCGGGCTGGTTCAGGAAGGTCTGCCAGGGGCGGAGGTCACCCTCGGCCCGGACGATCTCCTCGACTCCTGCCGTGCCCAGTGCGCGGATGAGCTCGTCCTCCAGGTCCGCCACGCACACGAAGAAGTCCCGGTGCGGCGCTCTTGCCCGCTCCAGGCCGCGTTCGTAGAAGCGCTGCTCTCCCTTGTCGCACAGTCCGGCCAGGCGGAGGCCAAGGCCCGGCGGCCCGAGGAGGCAGGCGTAACGGCCGACGCTCATCGCTCCGCCCATCGGTACGACGCACACTCCCTCGGTGGCCAGGTCCCGGCCACGCCGTGCGGCCAGTGTCTCGACGGCCGCGAGGTCGCTCGGCCCTTCCAGCAGCACCGCCGTCCGCACCCCCAGCCGCACGGCCAGTTCACTCGCCGGCCCGCCGGGACCACCGGCCGCCCAGTCACTCACCGCGTCCCGGAACGCACCCATATCCGCCATGGAGCGAGTCTGCACCCCCGCCGACGGCACGGCACCCGATATTCGACGCCCCTCCTCGAACGCCCGGCCCCCGATTCGCGTTTGCCGTTCGCAGACGGTCCACCATGCCGTGACTGTTCGCTGCAACCGCCCAGCCCACACCGTTGCGTTGCCGTACCCGCGCCTTCTACTATCCTGAACATGTTCGGTGAACGCGTTCAGCCAACTCGTGCTGAACAGAAACGACGTACTACGGCCCGCGTCACAGAGGCTGCCGCACGACTCTTCCAGGAGCACGGCTTCCACGGCACAACGGTGCGTCAGATCGCCACGGCGGCAGGCGTCTCCGTAGGTGCCGTGATGGCGGTGGGGGACAAGGAGTCACTGCTGAGCCTGGTGTACGACCAGGCCATCGCCGCCCGCATCCCCGCGCCCCCGGAGGCCGGGTCCACCACTCCTGCGGTCGATTACCTGTCCCGTTACTTCCACCCGTTCATCGACCTGTTCGTCGAGCACGAAGAACTGGCGCGCGCGTACTTCCGGGCCCTGACCCGAGGCCGACCCGAGAACGCGGCCCTCGGCGGTCTGCGCACGCTGACCGAGGGCAATCTCACCGCCGCGATGGTGAACGCGGGCATGCCGGAAGCCCGCGCCCGGCTCGGCGCGCAGGTGATGTTCACCAGCTACCTGGGCGAGCTGATGCTGCTCGCTGCGGGAACCACCGATCACCAGCAGACGGCAACCAGAATCCGGCACACCGCTGAGTTCGTCACCGCGTGAGCGCGTGCGAGCCGAGTTCGCCACCGCGCAGGAAAGGTAATCCCCGATGTCTCTCTCCGAACTTCCCTCTCCGGTCTGGCCGGTCCTGGTCCTGCTCGTGACGCAAGCCGGCGACGCCGTGATGATGCTGCGCCCGCCGAAGTTCATAGTCGACTGCCTGGAAGGCGTACGGTTCCCGCGCGACTGGTGGTGGGCCCTGACCACGGCCAAGCTGGCCTCGGTCGCGGGGCTCCTCGCCGGGCTCTGGGTGCCCGGCGTCGCCATGACGACCACCGCGGCCATCGTGGTGTACTTCCTCGCGGCCGCCGTCGCCCACCTTCGTGCGAGAGCCCTGAACTCCGCGTTCTGGATCAACTGCCT includes these proteins:
- a CDS encoding response regulator gives rise to the protein MIRVLIADDQAIVRTAIANLLSTQEEIEVVGEAEDGAEAVRLADELRPDVALLDIRMPTMNGIEAARIILSRPGTATKALMLTTFDLDAYVYDALSAGASGFLLKDATFPELLHAVRVVAAGNALLAPEVTKRLITEFVRQRPSAARPHCDAGELTTREAEVLTLIARGLSNADIAQRLTISNHTVKTHINRIFTKLRLADRAQAVIRAYEMGLVEPAS
- a CDS encoding TOPRIM nucleotidyl transferase/hydrolase domain-containing protein; amino-acid sequence: MADMGAFRDAVSDWAAGGPGGPASELAVRLGVRTAVLLEGPSDLAAVETLAARRGRDLATEGVCVVPMGGAMSVGRYACLLGPPGLGLRLAGLCDKGEQRFYERGLERARAPHRDFFVCVADLEDELIRALGTAGVEEIVRAEGDLRPWQTFLNQPAQHGRSRQQQLRRFLGTKKGRKIRYGSLLVEALDLDDVPDPLDDLLTSL
- a CDS encoding glycosyltransferase 87 family protein, with the protein product MFSAFRHPPLPTERRCWALCAGCALLMGAVTDLGPHRVWAFTAGAGYAAAALAAGRSRRSGSAVPAALAVVGAVLLPLVVLVAADRAQPEVAVVERSARLLLHTGSPYLANATDVADYNPYLPGMSVFGLPAALLGPGPATDARWYFTAVFAVTMAAALRIARRSAPVPVLLMSACPLVALPLATGGIDLPVAALACLGPAFAGRGDGGRAGLVVGAAAALKWTAWPAVPVALALLSVRYGRRPALHCAGSCLIVLAATVVPVALADPAGLAANAVAFPLGLTDAVSPAASPLPGHLLAAHLPGGRLVAVAALVAAAVAMAASLAVAPPLSTRAAADRLAVGLGLAICLLPATRFGYLLLPFVLVAWLRLAQPSSPSSPSPSPSPSPERNRRTKPVQTAASTSRKAYAHAPYAHRHQ
- a CDS encoding sensor histidine kinase is translated as MRLSPRAWFASPFFPWVTGGVLTVLAVPEIRRMDAMSPVILAATFAATVPLIWRRSHPAVAYVSVAGSFASWLTWGQLWVTACVAGSLGFFTLARHRVTAPFVLAACGAAGAFLVNWLRILRGYYGQYGPEALTATHFVDGFMIAVAIVATVSLGDALRSREETRKVRDTAQARLIAEERRRAVAEERAVIARELHDVVAHSVSVIALQAESATYTTPDLSPQARDGFQQIAASARSSLTELRQLLGVLRSGTAVYGAAQPQLPGGADLASGTALASGAQVPGGAKLGGAAELPGGVGLSGGVEPAGGASLAGGARLGGGAELAGGVERGGGVEPAGGASLAGGAELAPQPSLADLEHLMAQHRAAGGSVTLRTAGARGDLPGTLELTAYRIVQEALTNVRRHAPGAHAMVDVEYRPGRLDLSVADDGSAPAPAPRPEAVPGHGLAGMRERAALLGGRLTVGQEPGGGFRVAAELPVRRPAGAASGGAS
- a CDS encoding DoxX family protein, giving the protein MSLSELPSPVWPVLVLLVTQAGDAVMMLRPPKFIVDCLEGVRFPRDWWWALTTAKLASVAGLLAGLWVPGVAMTTTAAIVVYFLAAAVAHLRARALNSAFWINCLGMLLLSLAVLVVSFVRL
- a CDS encoding TetR/AcrR family transcriptional regulator, giving the protein MFGERVQPTRAEQKRRTTARVTEAAARLFQEHGFHGTTVRQIATAAGVSVGAVMAVGDKESLLSLVYDQAIAARIPAPPEAGSTTPAVDYLSRYFHPFIDLFVEHEELARAYFRALTRGRPENAALGGLRTLTEGNLTAAMVNAGMPEARARLGAQVMFTSYLGELMLLAAGTTDHQQTATRIRHTAEFVTA